The Mucilaginibacter sp. PAMB04168 genome contains the following window.
TACCAATTCCTTGTACCGGCAGCTGCAGCGTTGCACTTTTAGGCCTTGGCGACAGGTACTGATTGGTAAAAATGTGTGTAAGCTCATCGTTAAAGCTGGCCGACATATCAACCGTTTGCATGGCTGAGCTATTTGCCGCATTAACTCTCCAGTTTATAATAGTCGTATCAATGACCTGTCCGCCATATTGCAATCTGATTCGGTTACTACCCGGAATTAAATGCGCCGCCGAAACCGTGATTTCGGCGATAGATTGATTTTCGACAGCATTTACGCTGCTTTGATAGGTTGACTTGGTATACGGGTTAACCTGTACCAATACCCTACCCTTGTAGCCGTGGCTTTGTACCCCGAACCTGATTTCGTTTTCGGGCTGGTTGGTATCATACTTCACTTCAACCGGCTTGGCATAGGCGGCAATATGTATTGGCTGCCACCAAGTTAACGCGGCCTCTTTTAGCTGAACAAATACTGTAAAATTGCCGGTTAAGGGTTTAACTGCCCAACTGATTTGGTGAGGCAAGCTGCGTTTGCTTTGCAGCACGCTCTGCGGATCGGCTATTTGCAGCACCGTTGCTTTGCCAAATGTTTGCGTGTATGTTTTACCAGCAGCACAATCGGCTTCAACAGGCAAGTTTAAAATAGTATTCCCGCTCCAGAGTATTTTAATGGCATAGCTTTTTTGTACGCCTGCCTCAACTTGTATAACCGGCTGCCCGACTGAGGAAGTTATGCAACTCCACTTAACTGGCTGCCCGTTAACGGTTATTTGTTTTAGCTGAGCTGCCCGGGCGTTGATCTGTAATTTGAGTGAAGTTGCCCTGGGTAATGATGAGGCTATGGTATAGCTGTCGGTAAGACCATTGCGCTTAAAATCAATGCTGATATCTGGAACCTTTAGAGCAGCGTAGTTCCATGCCGATGGGAACCCCGGCTTGATGGTAAGGGTATTGTTCAATAAATCGGGCTTTACACCAAATAAGCCCTCAACCAGGGTACGGGCAGCCATACCCACCGGATCGGCAAAATCACGGTACAGTTCGCCGCGCTGTGCGTCATAAAAAGATAATTGCTGAAAACTACCCGGACTTGCCCCCAGGTACATACTTTCCAGTAAAGTGCTTTTCCAAAGCTGATAAGCATTTGCCGAACGGCCGCCCTGCCAGTAAGCCAAAGCTGTGTGCAGATTTTCGGCCATGGCCACATTGTTAATTGACCAGGTATAAGGCAGCCAGTTACTGGTACTCAGCAACCAGTAGTTACCGGTTAAGCCTTTGGCTGTTATAGGTATATGTGGTATATCCGTATCCACATATCGCAGGCTTTGGTAAGCTTGGCGGCTGTCCGGAACACCTTCGTCGATAGCATGGTAAATGGTCCACAAAGCCGGCGATGTATGGAGCAGGCGGTTACCCAACAAGTCTTTAAACTCGGCATAAGTACCTTTGCCCGGCATCCATAACGTAGTAGCAATAGCTTGCTTGATATGTGCAGCCTCACGCTCATATGGTGCCGGATCTTCACCTACCAAACGGGCCAGCAAGGCGGCCATTTGGTTAGCCCGGTAGTTATAGGCCGATGAATGCGTTACGCCACCGCCACTGTATTGCAGGGCGTCGCTGGCCCAAATGGCACAGTAAGCGTCATAAAGCCCATCTCCATCCAAATCATAATTTCTTTTCTCCCAGGCCAGGTGCCGTTTAATTAACGGCCAAAGCTTTTTAATTTCGGTAACGTCACCTGTCCAGTTAAAGTGATTGAGCAACTGGTCAATAAACACGAGGTTCATGTCATAATGATGCGGGCGCAGATCGCCGCCGGGGTTACGGCTAATGTAGCCGCTGCTAAACATAGCGGTACCTAACTTTTCAAGCTGGCGTGCCAGGTGTAAGGCAGTGTCGGCTATGATGGGTCCGCTCTCGGGCGTGGTTACTTGCGATAGCGCATAGCTGTTAAAGTGCTGTGAGGCTCGGTCATGCCAGCCCAAAAGATCGGCTACGTATGCACCGCGCCAAGCCGGCAGGCGCATACGCCAGGCCACCGCGCCGTGCATGTAAGATGGATTTTCCCAAATGGCATCACCGGCTACCGCCAGTGCCGAACCAAGTGTATTGATATAAGCATCGGGCGTATGCAGCTGCACACGCGAGGTTAACGTCTGACGGGCCACCTCTGCCTCCTGCATCAATTGGGTAATTTGATTGTTGTTGCCCAAAGTTGCACCGCGGCCTATCATCCAGTATAAAGGCGCTTGTGTGTTCTTAACCAGTCCGCAGGCAAGCGGCTTGCCAGTGGGCACTGAGTTTAGCAACGTTAAAGGTGTGCTTTGCTGTTCGGCATTGCCCTGCTTTGCTATAACAGAAGCGGGGAACAGACCAGAAACCGCATTCTTTGATGTTTCGGTTTCATTCCTTTTAGCCGGACTTTGCTCA
Protein-coding sequences here:
- a CDS encoding DUF4450 domain-containing protein yields the protein MPPTVIDMSLPRFILPRLKNIALFSFAVCSQLLCISDSYGQSHKLLWHGKEREIRYQPDGQDIVIHNGTRRFNRAIYGTNTAFRIEAGDLPEFALYLPGMGGNLKLGLVKNKESKWLIEAKAIEARYRAGSMLYTIHDPILGKGVIHVQLLAAASTEHMLLKVELKDAPGVELFWAYGGATGKKFSRDGDIGADPESSFYLKPEYCVNNAVEINQTIFRINFNAKATTEATRYENEQSPAKRNETETSKNAVSGLFPASVIAKQGNAEQQSTPLTLLNSVPTGKPLACGLVKNTQAPLYWMIGRGATLGNNNQITQLMQEAEVARQTLTSRVQLHTPDAYINTLGSALAVAGDAIWENPSYMHGAVAWRMRLPAWRGAYVADLLGWHDRASQHFNSYALSQVTTPESGPIIADTALHLARQLEKLGTAMFSSGYISRNPGGDLRPHHYDMNLVFIDQLLNHFNWTGDVTEIKKLWPLIKRHLAWEKRNYDLDGDGLYDAYCAIWASDALQYSGGGVTHSSAYNYRANQMAALLARLVGEDPAPYEREAAHIKQAIATTLWMPGKGTYAEFKDLLGNRLLHTSPALWTIYHAIDEGVPDSRQAYQSLRYVDTDIPHIPITAKGLTGNYWLLSTSNWLPYTWSINNVAMAENLHTALAYWQGGRSANAYQLWKSTLLESMYLGASPGSFQQLSFYDAQRGELYRDFADPVGMAARTLVEGLFGVKPDLLNNTLTIKPGFPSAWNYAALKVPDISIDFKRNGLTDSYTIASSLPRATSLKLQINARAAQLKQITVNGQPVKWSCITSSVGQPVIQVEAGVQKSYAIKILWSGNTILNLPVEADCAAGKTYTQTFGKATVLQIADPQSVLQSKRSLPHQISWAVKPLTGNFTVFVQLKEAALTWWQPIHIAAYAKPVEVKYDTNQPENEIRFGVQSHGYKGRVLVQVNPYTKSTYQSSVNAVENQSIAEITVSAAHLIPGSNRIRLQYGGQVIDTTIINWRVNAANSSAMQTVDMSASFNDELTHIFTNQYLSPRPKSATLQLPVQGIGNWCYPLTTAKIDDSGLRKAAGSQNKFTLPQQIPFSTLNTGKNIAFTSQWDNYPRSLSVPLNGAASHAYLLMAGSTNPMQSRLTNGTITVNYEDGTKELLELKNPENWWPIEQDYDNDGFAFNPGAAKPLRVYLKTGTASLDFTNYTTIKGFSNKAIDGGAATVLDLCLNPAKKLKSLELRTVANDVVIGLMGVTLVR